The following coding sequences are from one Nilaparvata lugens isolate BPH chromosome 4, ASM1435652v1, whole genome shotgun sequence window:
- the LOC111044019 gene encoding JNK1/MAPK8-associated membrane protein isoform X2, which yields MEKIREVARCPGLYCGRQLLENGSWSECGACPRGFKVNETSMCTPCTDQPDFYDCLYLGFMVLVPLMFHIFCIDNISSVRTSYSSSTGILVLHLSAFLEVGLAAVLTLYFSDPIGTFEVRSCRVRMLSDWYTLLHNPNPNFQETIHCTQEAVYPLYTMVLIFYAFSVCIMMLIRPWLAKYFVPKGGKVTIYAALYLYPILAVLHSVFGGLIYYSFPYIIIILSVVSSAGHFAVELDQTVRNLLLSAIRDLRSAVVVIGHWALHAYGIVALTELKDPVFHLMLMGLVPLPAFFYVMTARFTDPHKVHTD from the exons ATGGAAAAAAT ACGAGAAGTAGCGAGGTGTCCTGGACTGTATTGTGGCCGCCAGCTGCTAGAGAATGGCAGTTGGAGTGAGTGTGGCGCCTGCCCTCGTGGCTTCAAGGTCAACGAAACGTCGATGTGTACACCCTGCACCGATCAGCCCGACTTCTACGATTGTTTGTACCTTGGATTCATGGTGCTTGTGCCCCTCATGTTCCACATATTCTGCATTGATAACATATCGTCGGTCAGAACAAG CTACAGCAGTTCGACCGGAATTTTGGTACTGCACTTGTCAGCGTTTTTAGAGGTGGGCTTAGCAGCTGTACTCACTCTGTACTTTTCCGACCCAATTGGAACGTTCGAGGTGCGATCTTGCCGAGTCAGAATGCTCTCCGATTGGTACACTCTACTCCATAACCCCAATCCGAACTTCCAAGAAACTATTCACTGCACTCAGGAGGCCGTCTATCCGTT GTACACTATGGTTCTAATTTTCTACGCGTTCAGCGTGTGCATAATGATGCTGATCAGGCCTTGGCTGGCCAAATACTTTGTGCCGAAGGGTGGCAAGGTGACCATCTATGCGGCACTCTACCTCTATCCAATATTGGCGGTGCTGCACTCTGTGTTCGGAGGACTCATTT ATTACTCATTCCCGtacatcattataatattgtcgGTGGTATCATCTGCGGGTCATTTTGCTGTGGAACTCGATCag ACGGTGCGAAACCTGCTCCTGAGCGCAATTCGCGACTTGCGCAGTGCAGTGGTGGTGATCGGTCACTGGGCACTGCACGCGTACGGCATAGTGGCCCTCACCGAACTGAAGGACCCCGTCTTCCACCTGATGCTGATGGGCCTGGTGCCGTTGCCCGCCTTCTTCTACGTGATGACCGCCCGCTTCACCGACCCCCACAAGGTGCACACCGATTGA
- the LOC111044019 gene encoding JNK1/MAPK8-associated membrane protein isoform X1, producing MEKIREVARCPGLYCGRQLLENGSWSECGACPRGFKVNETSMCTPCTDQPDFYDCLYLGFMVLVPLMFHIFCIDNISSVRTSYSSSTGILVLHLSAFLEVGLAAVLTLYFSDPIGTFEVRSCRVRMLSDWYTLLHNPNPNFQETIHCTQEAVYPLYTMVLIFYAFSVCIMMLIRPWLAKYFVPKGGKVTIYAALYLYPILAVLHSVFGGLIYYSFPYIIIILSVVSSAGHFAVELDQTVRNLLLSAIRDLRSAVVVIGHWALHAYGIVALTELKDPVFHLMLMGLVPLPAFFYVMTARFTDPHKVHTD from the exons ATGGAAAAAAT ACGAGAAGTAGCGAGGTGTCCTGGACTGTATTGTGGCCGCCAGCTGCTGGAGAATGGCAGCTGGAGTGAGTGTGGTGCCTGCCCTCGTGGCTTCAAGGTCAACGAAACGTCGATGTGTACACCCTGCACCGATCAGCCCGACTTCTACGATTGTTTGTACCTTGGATTTATGGTGCTTGTGCCCCTCATGTTCCACATATTCTGCATTGATAACATATCGTCGGTCAGAACAAG CTACAGCAGTTCGACCGGAATTTTGGTACTGCACTTGTCAGCGTTTTTAGAGGTGGGCTTAGCAGCTGTACTCACTCTGTACTTTTCCGACCCAATTGGAACGTTCGAGGTGCGATCTTGCCGAGTCAGAATGCTCTCCGATTGGTACACTCTACTCCATAACCCCAATCCGAACTTCCAAGAAACTATTCACTGCACTCAGGAGGCCGTCTATCCGTT GTACACTATGGTTCTAATTTTCTACGCGTTCAGCGTGTGCATAATGATGCTGATCAGGCCTTGGCTGGCCAAATACTTTGTGCCGAAGGGTGGCAAGGTGACCATCTATGCGGCACTCTACCTCTATCCAATATTGGCGGTGCTGCACTCTGTGTTCGGAGGACTCATTT ATTACTCATTCCCGtacatcattataatattgtcgGTGGTATCATCTGCGGGTCATTTTGCTGTGGAACTCGATCag ACGGTGCGAAACCTGCTCCTGAGCGCAATTCGCGACTTGCGCAGTGCAGTGGTGGTGATCGGTCACTGGGCACTGCACGCGTACGGCATAGTGGCCCTCACCGAACTGAAGGACCCCGTCTTCCACCTGATGCTGATGGGCCTGGTGCCGTTGCCCGCCTTCTTCTACGTGATGACCGCCCGCTTCACCGACCCCCACAAGGTGCACACCGATTGA